Below is a genomic region from Hippea sp. KM1.
CAAACACCCTCCTTAAAAATTCTGCTGCATCCTCAGGCAATACGGGATTGATATAGACACAGCTATCTATCTCAAAACCGCCAAGCCCGAATAGTCTCGGTGTGATGCTAATCTGAAATCGCCAGAACTCCCCCAATCTATCAAAGAACCGCTCGGTTGAATAAATCTTCTGCATGGGAGGTGTATTGAATATTAAATTGAAGTCAAAGTTGCCCAGCTGCTTATACATAGCATTGAGCACCCTCATAAGAAGCCTTGCAAGGGTATTGAGCTTTTTATCGCTTAAATCTATAAGGCTAACAATATGGGGCTGTTTGCTTATTATGGAGACCTCAAAGGCAAAGCGGGATGCAAACGGCGCAAACACCAAGAAATCCTCATCGCTGCAAATGACCCTCCTGCCTTCCTCCTGCTCCCTCTGTATAACACTGTCAAACAACGACCTGTTGTTCTTTAAGTAATACTCAAAAGCCCTGTTGTAATCCTCAAGCTTACTCTTTGGCACAACAGGCAAGGCTATAAGCTGGGTATGCGGATGAACCTGTGTCGCCGATGCAGAAAAGCCCTGATTCTTAAAGATGGAGAAATAGACCATTCGCTTATCGTTTCTTAAATCGGCCAGCCTCAATCTCAATGTATAAAGCCAGTTGAAATACTCATCCTTGCTCATCTTATCAAGCCTAAGCAGATGCCTCGGTGTGTCTATTACAACCTCGTGGGCGCCAAAACCGTTATGCAACTCATACAGGCCGGCCTCCTTTGTGCCGTAAGGCGTCTCAATCTGAACGGCCTTATAGAGGTTTGGTATAACCCTTACCTTCCACCCCGGCATATTGGGTTTGTTGTTCCTGATGGCGAATATCTCAGGCGGCGTCAAATGCTCCTTGCCCTCACAAAAAGGGCAGGACTCCATAGTCTGGTTTATCTTTGTCTCCACAACACCTGCGTAATAGTTTGGTCTGTGCAACCTCTCAGGCGCTATCAAGGCATACTCATCGTGTATCAAATCATACCTTATCTCAGACATCTTCCACCCTGAATCTTCCTGTTAATTTTAACTGCCTTTCGAATCCCACAACCACGGCAAAACTGATACCCTGAATAGTTAAATCAAACCCCCTTTCGCTTTTGGATACGGTATACAAAGGAACACCATAAAGACCAAAGAATGTATCTAAATTAAACCTCAAAAACCTCTCTGTATAACCATCCTCAATAACAAACGCCTTCAACATCTTATCCTCAAATCTTTTCTCAAAATCGTGGCCGTTTATCTTGATGTTCTCTGGCTGTGCAAAATGGAGATTAAGCTCAAGGGCGTAAAGATAGGGCCTGGGGGCTTCGCTGTTGAGCTCTATCTCAAAGTCAAACCCGTTATCAGCAGTATAATAGACCTTTTTAAGCGTCGTTTCGTATTTTTCTTTATCGTATATGCCGCCCCTTCTTTCAAAAACCACCGTATCGCCATCCACAAAGCATTCAAAAGGCTGGTTGGCAAAATCGCCATACTCCCTGAAGCTGCATTGAAACAGCGTATCGGAATTGAATGTATCATCCGATATATGGTCAATAAATGAGTTTTTTATATACCAATCGTAAAACAGCACGCCTTTTAGCTCCTCGTTAAGCTCATCATGCCTTGAGTGTATCGTATCGATAGCACCCTCATGGTTTTGAACATTGACCGTATGGTGATAGACCTCTCTGTATCTTGTCAGGGCATTCTGAAAGTTAAACATAGACCTCTTATCGTCAAGCTCCACTAACTGACCGCCGTATCTGCTATCAAAAACAGCCACAATATCGCTTCTTACGACCTTTACCTCTTCATAGCCATCCAAATTTATATCGCCAACCTCAACGGTATCCCTGTTGTATCTTATGTTCTCGCAGCCAATCAGATACCTATAGGCATTATCCCTGAGGTTGGGCAGATAAAGACCGCCAAAGATGCCGTGCCAATACACATCGTTTGTCTGCAGTTTATAAAGGTTTTCAAGATAAGACCTTGTGCGTTTCTTGTTCCTTGAGGCCTCTATCATCCTCTTATGAAGCCTGTTCGATTCGTAATACTTCACAAAAAAGTTCTTCCATAAGCCGCTCTTTATAAACCTATCTGGATTAAAACCATTTTCATTAAGCAATCTTCTAATCCCTTCCACCTCAAGCGATTCCTCATAAAGAAGGCTCCACTGACCCATCTCCACATACGAGGCAGTCGGCAGATATACAAGCCCTTTTGGTCTATTGTTATTGAAGAATTCGCCGAAATGGAGCATCTTTATGTTCCTTTCGCCTATACCCTCTAAAAAGGCCTCAAGCCAGCCGCTTTCATAGACCCATTGATGGGTTTTAGGCCACAATCCAAACTTCTCAAGATCATCAAAAACAACACCAACATCCAAAGACTCAATCAAATCCAGCGCCTTATCGGGTTCAAAGAAGGGCAGGGCATACCTCAGCTTTCTCGATATGGGAAAGACGCCTATGCTCTCACCGTTAAACTCCGTTAAATAGTACCCATTAAGCCTGCTGCTATCCAGTCCGGCCAGGATAAAATGATAATCATCTAAGGCCAAATACTCAATGCCGCATTTTTTTAGATCCCCGATAATTGCATCATCCCAAACCCTTTCGGCCAACCACAGGCCCTTTGGGTCGAAGTTGAAGTATCTCTTCAGGGTGGAGTTTAGTTTCTTTATCTGGGATACCCTATCATCCGAAGGAATGGCGGGCAATACGGGCTCATAAAAGCCACCGCTAAACAGCTCAACCTGTCCTTTCAAAACAAGCCTCTGTATGATTTCATACATCTCAGGATAGTCGTTTCTTATCTTCTCCAAAAGCCAGCCACTGCAGTGAAGCGAAAACCTAAAGTAATCAAACCCCTCCACCATCTCAAAAAACGGCATATAGCAAAGCCTGCAGGCTTCATCTACGGCTTCTGAAAAGTTATCCACCGGCTGGTGCATATGAAAGCCAAAAAGCAACATAAAAATCCCCCTTTTTTATACGAACCAGTTGTAGGAAAAGTCCCTATCGAGCCTCACCTTAAGCTCAACAAGGCCTGGCAGAATCTGTATAACCCTTCCATCTATCTCAAACTCAAAACGGAAATAGACCTCGCTATCGGCCATTAATGTCTTGGATACGGCAAGCTCGACAATCTCATAGGTTGCAAGCTGGATGTATTTATTGAATATAGCCTTAGAAATCCTCAATTTTATGGGCTTTTTTAAGCAGCTGCAATAAACCTTAATCACAGCCACCCTCTTCAGCCAATCGATATTGCCATCAAACCTAAAAAAGACCCATTCATCGTTCTGACCGTAAAAGAGCTTATGTATCGGCTTTAGGGATGTATCCATAACGCTGAATGTGGCTGTTTCGTTGATCATACCGCTGCCGAGCCATTCAAAGAAGGATGTGATCTTGCCATCTATGACGGGACAGATAAAGTTTTTAGGCTCAACAACCAATGCATCAAGGGAGGATTCATCAACTATAGGCTCCAATAGGGCAGGGGGCGGCTGTATGCCCATAAGCCTATAAATCTCTATGAGATTTTCCCTAAACAGGCTATCAAACTCGGCCTCGTGCTCACTGTGATGCCCCTTGCCATACCACCAAAACCAATCCGAGGCTTCAGACCTCAAAAATAGAGACTCCGCCTGCTTTATTGTCTCTTCTTTTAGTTTATCCTTATGCCTCAAATAATCCCTCTTCGTATTGAATAAAAGCTCCCAAGCCCTGTTCTTCTGCTTATCGCCTATCCAGGTGTTGAAGTTTGAGAATATCCACGATCCGGGCTTTATATCATCAAGCGAATCCAAAGCCTCAACATCATCGAGCAATACGGTCTGTATGCCGCTTTCGTTTATTTTATCATAGAGGGCCTCAAGGAACGGTTTGCCGTTTTTGTCGTAATACTCCCAGGCGTTTTCACCATCGAGGATAACAAAGGCAATACCATCAGATTTTAAACCACTTAAGAAATCAGATAGAGCAGCATCAATATCCATGGAATGATACCTAAAGCCAATACCGTCGCTTAAATACCTGTCTCTGAAGAATATCCTAACACCGTTATACTCATAGGCCTTATAGATACAATCCCTATCCTGTATACCCAAACTCCTCTTTAGTATATCCTCATCTGTTGCAACCCACTCGACAGAAAAATCCCTATACATCATAAGGCTATCCTTGCAGATAGCACCCTCTGCAGGCCACAGCCCCTTGGGCTTAAAGCCAAATGTCTCCTCAAACAGGCCAATAGCCCTCTCCACATGGAGCCTTGCATCGTCTTTAAGTGAAAGGATGTTCTTGGGCAGCTCAATAGACTCATCCGCCTTTCTTGCAACAGAGGCATCAATAAGCAGAGGCAGTATGGGATGGGCAAACGGCGTTGTGGATAGCCCTATCTTCTTCTGCTTAGCAAGATCGGAGTAAATATTAAGCACCTTCGGCAGAAAGGCCAAAAGACTGCCCATCAACCTATACTTATCCGTCTGACTAAAACCCCTTCCTTTCTGAAGCAGCTCAGCCACAACGGCATCGTTTTCCCTTAAATAGTTGCCGCAGAAGGCAAGCATAAAAACGACTTCTAAATCCAACAGCTCGCTGTCTGTGTAAGATGCCTGCCCATACAGCTCATCAAATCTTTTCAATGGTTTCACCATCGTTTTATACGGTGGGCTTTTGCATATCTTCACAACAAATCTTCTTTCATCCTCG
It encodes:
- a CDS encoding galactose-1-phosphate uridylyltransferase, with translation MSEIRYDLIHDEYALIAPERLHRPNYYAGVVETKINQTMESCPFCEGKEHLTPPEIFAIRNNKPNMPGWKVRVIPNLYKAVQIETPYGTKEAGLYELHNGFGAHEVVIDTPRHLLRLDKMSKDEYFNWLYTLRLRLADLRNDKRMVYFSIFKNQGFSASATQVHPHTQLIALPVVPKSKLEDYNRAFEYYLKNNRSLFDSVIQREQEEGRRVICSDEDFLVFAPFASRFAFEVSIISKQPHIVSLIDLSDKKLNTLARLLMRVLNAMYKQLGNFDFNLIFNTPPMQKIYSTERFFDRLGEFWRFQISITPRLFGLGGFEIDSCVYINPVLPEDAAEFLRRVFE
- a CDS encoding alpha-amylase/4-alpha-glucanotransferase domain-containing protein; translation: MLLFGFHMHQPVDNFSEAVDEACRLCYMPFFEMVEGFDYFRFSLHCSGWLLEKIRNDYPEMYEIIQRLVLKGQVELFSGGFYEPVLPAIPSDDRVSQIKKLNSTLKRYFNFDPKGLWLAERVWDDAIIGDLKKCGIEYLALDDYHFILAGLDSSRLNGYYLTEFNGESIGVFPISRKLRYALPFFEPDKALDLIESLDVGVVFDDLEKFGLWPKTHQWVYESGWLEAFLEGIGERNIKMLHFGEFFNNNRPKGLVYLPTASYVEMGQWSLLYEESLEVEGIRRLLNENGFNPDRFIKSGLWKNFFVKYYESNRLHKRMIEASRNKKRTRSYLENLYKLQTNDVYWHGIFGGLYLPNLRDNAYRYLIGCENIRYNRDTVEVGDINLDGYEEVKVVRSDIVAVFDSRYGGQLVELDDKRSMFNFQNALTRYREVYHHTVNVQNHEGAIDTIHSRHDELNEELKGVLFYDWYIKNSFIDHISDDTFNSDTLFQCSFREYGDFANQPFECFVDGDTVVFERRGGIYDKEKYETTLKKVYYTADNGFDFEIELNSEAPRPYLYALELNLHFAQPENIKINGHDFEKRFEDKMLKAFVIEDGYTERFLRFNLDTFFGLYGVPLYTVSKSERGFDLTIQGISFAVVVGFERQLKLTGRFRVEDV
- a CDS encoding glycoside hydrolase family 57 protein, encoding MKRIGFLWHMHQPCYQTTDGVFRMPWVFLHTIKDYFDMPYLAAQHNIKATFNITPTLINQINTYQKKKEKADLFLGLWMKEPIYLSEDERRFVVKICKSPPYKTMVKPLKRFDELYGQASYTDSELLDLEVVFMLAFCGNYLRENDAVVAELLQKGRGFSQTDKYRLMGSLLAFLPKVLNIYSDLAKQKKIGLSTTPFAHPILPLLIDASVARKADESIELPKNILSLKDDARLHVERAIGLFEETFGFKPKGLWPAEGAICKDSLMMYRDFSVEWVATDEDILKRSLGIQDRDCIYKAYEYNGVRIFFRDRYLSDGIGFRYHSMDIDAALSDFLSGLKSDGIAFVILDGENAWEYYDKNGKPFLEALYDKINESGIQTVLLDDVEALDSLDDIKPGSWIFSNFNTWIGDKQKNRAWELLFNTKRDYLRHKDKLKEETIKQAESLFLRSEASDWFWWYGKGHHSEHEAEFDSLFRENLIEIYRLMGIQPPPALLEPIVDESSLDALVVEPKNFICPVIDGKITSFFEWLGSGMINETATFSVMDTSLKPIHKLFYGQNDEWVFFRFDGNIDWLKRVAVIKVYCSCLKKPIKLRISKAIFNKYIQLATYEIVELAVSKTLMADSEVYFRFEFEIDGRVIQILPGLVELKVRLDRDFSYNWFV